The Calothrix sp. PCC 7507 DNA segment AAAACTTAGATTCTTATGGGATCAAAAGTTTTTCTAATTACTTAATTTATGTTTAAATATTGTCACAACTCCATTTAAATTAATAATCTGACCAAGTTAACAACTTCCAGGATGCATCTAGCCTGCCTCAGCACAAAGCGTGTCCAGACCCGCTCGCCCCGCCCTAGGGCGCAGCCTAGCTCCCAACTCCAGAAAGCAATTCCAGCCCACCAAGCACTATTTTGTCAGTCTGGAATAAAGTGGACAGGTGAAAAACAAGGCGTTGACTTTGAAGATAACGACGGACACATAATAACTGAGGTTCTGTGTGGATCAAGCGAGAAGTTGGAGCAGTTGCAAGACAGCGCTGTCAAGAGAAGTCGGAATAGCTGCTGCTGATCTAAACTTTTTCTATCAGAGACGCTGCAGGAATGGGGAGGTTTTCCCAAACCAGACGACTGCTTTTCTTAAAGGACTTCTGCCGATACCAACTTCAAAAAAGTGTCCTCCCTCAAGATGCAAAGCACGAAAATATTCAGGTTACTGAACCTTGTTGAATTCACACGCCATTCGCCACAAGCCGGAGAACCCCTCCGGGTTCGGCAGTCCACTCGGTGGCAAAGCCCTTACGGGTTCAGCAGTCCCTCTACTTGGGGAACCCCCAAGATCGGTCTGCTTCACCGCACGTGTGGCTGCACTCACCGTCCAAGGCGATGGCTCCTGAAGTTGTTGACAGGAGAAACACAATGCCGCAATTAGAAGCTAAATCGCTGGAAATGAGGACACCCCAAGCAACTAAAACCGCCGTTCTGGTTATCGGAGGCGCAGAAGATAAAGTTCATGGACGCGATATCCTCAGAACTTTTTTTGGTCGTGCTGGTGCTAGTAAGGCCTATATTACAATTATTCCATCAGCCTCCCGCGAGCCAGCCATCATTGGTGGTCGGTACATCCGCATTTTTGAAGAAATGGGTGCTAACAAGGTTGAGATTTTAGATATTCGCGAACGGGAACAGTGCGAAGCCTCCCAGATTAAAGCATCCTTAGAAGCCTGTACTGGGGTATTTTTGACAGGAGGAGATCAATTGCGCCTCTGTGGTGTATTGTCAGATACACCAGCGATGGAAATTATTCGCCAGCGAGTCAGATCAGGGCAGCTTACTTTAGCCGGCACTAGTGCAGGAGCAGCAGTCATGGGGCATCATATGATTGCCGGCGGTGGTAGTGGTGAAACACCAAATCGCTCCCTAGTAGATATGGCAACAGGTTTGGGATTTATTCCCGAAGTGATTGTAGACCAACATTTTCACAACCGTAATCGCATGGGGCGATTAATTAGTGCGATCGCCGCCCATCCTGATCGGATCGGGATTGGTATTGATGAAGATACCTGTGCCGTATTTGAAAGGGATGGCTGGTTACAAGTTATGGGCAAAGGCAGCGTGACAATTGTTGATCCCACTGAAGTCACACACACAAACGAACCCCATGTAGGTGCAAATGAGCCTCTAACCATACATAATGTACGTTTGCACATCCTCAGCTACGGCGATCGCTTCCACCTGTATCAGCGAACCGTCCTACCCGCTGTACACCGCATCTCCAGCTGACGGAATCGAGTATCTGAGGTTACACTGACATTGATGGCATGTTTATTTCTTGCTGTAAAAAAATCATAGGAATACCATGTAAAAAGAAAAAACTGTTTGTGATGAACAGTTTAGCGGTCAATTCCAGTAAGAAACTAGAATTTTGGTTCCGAATCTCCATCTACCTATTCCCATGAGAATCCTCAAGATCCAGACCTTACGCGGCCCAAACTACTGGAGCATTCGACGCCACAAGCTGATCGTCATGCGCCTCGATTTAGAAACCCTTGCCGAGACGCCCTCGAATGAAATCCCTGGCTTTTATGAAGGATTAGTTGAGGCACTGCCAAGTCTGGAGGGCCACTATTGCTCCCCTGGCTGTCATGGTGGTTTTTTGATGCGAGTGCGAGAAGGCACCATGATGGGCCATATCGTGGAACATGTAGCCCTAGAACTACAGGAATTAGCCGGAATGCACGTCGGCTTTGGTCGCACCCGCGAAACCGCCACACCTGGAGTTTACCAGGTAGTGCTTGAATATCTAAATGAAGAAGCAGGGCGCTACGCCGGACGCGCCGCAGTGCGGCTGTGCCAAAGCATTGTCGATCGCGGACGTTATCCTAAAGCAGAGCTAGATCAAGACATCCAAGACCTCAAAGACTTCTGGCGCGATGCTTCCTTAGGCCCTTCCACCGAAGCAATTGTCAAAGAAGCCGAAAAAAGAGGTATCCCCTGGATGCAGCTTGGGGCGCGCTTTTTGATTCAGTTGGGCTACGGCGTCAACCAGAAGCGGATGCAAGCCACGATGACCGACAAAACCGGCATCCTAGGAGTAGAACTAGCTTGCGACAAAGAAGCCACTAAACGCATCCTCGCCGCCGCTGGAGTGCCAGTGCCCAGAGGTACGGTAATTAACTTCTTAGACGATTTAGAAGAAGCGATTGAGTATGTTGGTGGCTATCCCATCGTGATCAAGCCTTTAGATGGCAATCATGGACGTGGGATCACCATTGATATTAGAACCTGGGAAGAAGCTGAAGCTGGCTATGAAGCAGCCAGACAAGTTTCTCGGGCAATTATTGTCGAGCGCTATTATGTCGGGCGAGATCATAGAGTCCTGGTAGTAGATGGCAAGGTAGTCGCAGTCGCCGAACGTGTGCCAGCTCACGTAGTGGGCAATGGTAGATCCAGCATTGCCGAACTGATTGAGGAAACAAACCTTGACCCCAATCGTGGCGAAGGACATGATAATATCCTCACCAAGATTGAGCTAGACCGGACTAGCTACCAGCTATTGGAAAGACAAGGCTACACCCTCAACAGCGTGCCACCTAAAGGCACAATTTGTTATTTACGAGCCACAGCCAACTTAAGTACAGGCGGTAGTGCTGTAGACCGTACCGACGAAATCCACCCAGAAACCTTGTGGTTGGCGCAAAGGGTAGTCAAAATTATCGGTTTGGATATCGCCGGACTGGATATTGTGACTTCGGATATTAGCCGCCCCTTACGGGAGGTAGATGGTGTAATTGTCGAAGTTAACGCTGCTCCCGGTTTCCGGATGCACGTCGCCCCCAGCCTGGGTATACCCCGCAATGTCGCTGGCGCAGTGATGGATATGTTGTTTCCTAACGAACAATCCAGCACTATTCCCATCCTGAGTATCACGGGTACTAATGGTAAAACTACTACAACTCGACTGCTAGCACATATTTACAAGCAAACAGGGAAAGTAGTAGGTTATACAACCACAGATGGAACTTACATCGGTGATTACTTAGTGGAAGCAGGAGATAATACAGGACCCCAAAGCGCTCATGTAATCCTACAAGACCCGACTGTAGAAGTAGCAGTACTAGAAACAGCCCGTGGTGGGATTCTCCGCTCTGGACTAGGTTTTGAAGCTACAAATGTTGGTGTAGTATTAAATGTTGCCGCTGACCACTTAGGAATCGGCGATATAGATACCATAGAACAGTTAGCTGATCTTAAAAGTGTAGTTGCAGAAGCTGTACTTCCTGATGGTTATGCGGTGCTGAA contains these protein-coding regions:
- the cphA gene encoding cyanophycin synthetase, whose translation is MRILKIQTLRGPNYWSIRRHKLIVMRLDLETLAETPSNEIPGFYEGLVEALPSLEGHYCSPGCHGGFLMRVREGTMMGHIVEHVALELQELAGMHVGFGRTRETATPGVYQVVLEYLNEEAGRYAGRAAVRLCQSIVDRGRYPKAELDQDIQDLKDFWRDASLGPSTEAIVKEAEKRGIPWMQLGARFLIQLGYGVNQKRMQATMTDKTGILGVELACDKEATKRILAAAGVPVPRGTVINFLDDLEEAIEYVGGYPIVIKPLDGNHGRGITIDIRTWEEAEAGYEAARQVSRAIIVERYYVGRDHRVLVVDGKVVAVAERVPAHVVGNGRSSIAELIEETNLDPNRGEGHDNILTKIELDRTSYQLLERQGYTLNSVPPKGTICYLRATANLSTGGSAVDRTDEIHPETLWLAQRVVKIIGLDIAGLDIVTSDISRPLREVDGVIVEVNAAPGFRMHVAPSLGIPRNVAGAVMDMLFPNEQSSTIPILSITGTNGKTTTTRLLAHIYKQTGKVVGYTTTDGTYIGDYLVEAGDNTGPQSAHVILQDPTVEVAVLETARGGILRSGLGFEATNVGVVLNVAADHLGIGDIDTIEQLADLKSVVAEAVLPDGYAVLNADDRRVAAMSEKTKANVAYFTMNPDSELVRKHIQKGGVAAVYENGYLSIVKGDWTHRIERAEQIPLTMGGRAPFMIANALAASLAAFVQNVTIEQIRSGLRTFRASVSQTPGRMNLFNLGKHHALIDYAHNPASYEALGAFVRNWTTGQRIGVVGGPGDRRDEDFVTLGKLAAEIFDYIIVKEDDDTRGRPRGSASELITKGITQVKPNARFESILDEAQAINKGLDMAPDKSLVVILPESVSRAIKLIRERGVVKEEIQQQNTSTTIVDTQNGVTPSSVFNKLF
- a CDS encoding cyanophycinase, whose protein sequence is MPQLEAKSLEMRTPQATKTAVLVIGGAEDKVHGRDILRTFFGRAGASKAYITIIPSASREPAIIGGRYIRIFEEMGANKVEILDIREREQCEASQIKASLEACTGVFLTGGDQLRLCGVLSDTPAMEIIRQRVRSGQLTLAGTSAGAAVMGHHMIAGGGSGETPNRSLVDMATGLGFIPEVIVDQHFHNRNRMGRLISAIAAHPDRIGIGIDEDTCAVFERDGWLQVMGKGSVTIVDPTEVTHTNEPHVGANEPLTIHNVRLHILSYGDRFHLYQRTVLPAVHRISS